Proteins encoded within one genomic window of Brachybacterium sp. P6-10-X1:
- the uvrA gene encoding excinuclease ABC subunit UvrA, translating into MTDSLVVRGAREHNLKNIDIDIPRDHLVVFSGLSGSGKSSLAFDTIFAEGQRRYVESLSAYARQFLGQMDKPSVDLIEGLSPAVSIDQKSTNRNPRSTVGTITEIYDYLRLLFSRTGVQHCPICGEPVSSSSAEQIVDTLLEEGEGTRFQLLAPVVQGRKGEHVDLISALRSQGYARARIDGATRRLDEEISLEKNIKHTIEVVVDRLAAKPDARRRLTDSVETALRLAEGIVLVDFVDREDEDPERTRRFSEKRACPNDHPLAIDDIEPRTFSFNAPYGACPECTGIGMRLEVDPDLVIPDEDLSLADGAIAPWAMGSADRHQEVMAALAEELSFSMDTPWRALPERAREALLHGKDYKVHVKYRNRFGRERTYATGFEGVMHFLERRHSDTESDWAKERYEQFMREVPCPACQGARLRPEVLAVTVGGRSISEVTEMSIRDALTFHEGLELGVREAAIADEVLREIRSRLGFLLDVGLDYLNLARAAGTLSGGEAQRIRLATQIGSGLVGVLYVLDEPSIGLHQRDNERLIGTLTRLRDLGNTLIVVEHDEDTLNAADWVVDIGPLAGEHGGQVIHSGSVEGLKQNPDSLTGRYLSGELSIPLPLARRPVDRSRMVKVLAPRANNLVGQDVSFPLGVLTAVTGVSGSGKSSLVNDILYGVLAKELNRARIVPGRHKRVTGLEHLDKVVHVDQSPIGRTPRSNPATYTGVWDRVRTLFAQTAEAKIRGYSAGRFSFNVKGGRCEACSGDGTLKIEMNFLPDVYVQCEVCHGQRYNRETLEVTFKDKNVAEVLGMSIAEALEFFDAVPAIRRQMQTLVDVGLGYVKLGQSATTLSGGEAQRVKLSSELHKRSNGRTVYVLDEPTTGLHFEDVRKLLEVLGGLVDKGNTVIIIEHNLDVIKTADHVIDLGPEGGAGGGRVVATGTPEDVAAVAGSYTGHFLAPMLEAGRTDRPGSADRTHRTARTGRR; encoded by the coding sequence GTGACTGATTCCCTCGTCGTCCGCGGTGCGCGCGAGCACAACCTCAAGAACATCGACATCGACATCCCCCGGGACCATCTGGTGGTCTTCTCCGGGCTGTCCGGCTCCGGCAAGAGCTCCCTGGCCTTCGACACGATCTTCGCCGAGGGACAGCGCCGGTACGTGGAGTCGCTGTCGGCCTACGCCCGGCAGTTCCTGGGGCAGATGGACAAGCCCTCGGTCGATCTCATCGAGGGCCTCTCCCCGGCGGTCTCCATCGACCAGAAGTCGACAAACCGCAACCCGCGCTCGACGGTCGGCACGATCACCGAGATCTACGACTACCTGCGCCTGCTGTTCTCCCGCACCGGCGTCCAGCACTGCCCGATCTGCGGCGAGCCGGTCAGCTCCTCCTCGGCCGAGCAGATCGTCGACACCCTGCTCGAGGAGGGCGAGGGCACCCGCTTCCAGCTCCTGGCCCCGGTCGTGCAGGGCCGCAAGGGCGAGCACGTCGATCTGATCAGCGCGCTGCGCTCCCAGGGGTACGCCCGCGCCCGGATCGACGGGGCCACGCGACGCCTGGACGAGGAGATCAGCCTCGAGAAGAACATCAAGCACACCATCGAGGTGGTCGTGGACCGCCTCGCGGCCAAGCCCGACGCGCGCCGTCGCCTCACCGACTCGGTCGAGACCGCGCTGCGTCTGGCCGAGGGCATCGTGCTGGTCGACTTCGTGGACCGCGAGGACGAGGACCCGGAGCGGACCCGGCGCTTCTCCGAGAAGCGTGCCTGCCCCAACGACCACCCGCTGGCCATCGACGACATCGAGCCGCGCACCTTCTCGTTCAACGCCCCCTACGGCGCCTGCCCCGAGTGCACAGGCATCGGGATGCGGCTCGAGGTGGATCCCGATCTCGTGATCCCCGACGAGGACCTCAGCCTCGCCGACGGGGCGATCGCGCCGTGGGCCATGGGCTCCGCGGATCGCCACCAGGAGGTGATGGCCGCGCTCGCCGAGGAGCTCAGCTTCTCCATGGACACGCCGTGGCGGGCGCTGCCGGAGAGGGCCCGGGAGGCCCTGCTGCACGGCAAGGACTACAAGGTCCACGTGAAGTACCGCAACCGCTTCGGGCGCGAGCGGACCTACGCCACCGGTTTCGAGGGCGTCATGCATTTCCTCGAGCGCCGCCACTCCGACACCGAGTCGGACTGGGCCAAGGAGCGCTACGAGCAGTTCATGCGGGAGGTGCCGTGTCCCGCGTGCCAGGGCGCACGGCTGCGCCCGGAGGTGCTCGCGGTCACCGTCGGCGGCCGGTCCATCTCCGAGGTCACGGAGATGTCGATCCGCGACGCCCTGACCTTCCACGAGGGCCTCGAGCTCGGCGTGCGGGAGGCCGCGATCGCCGACGAGGTGCTCCGCGAGATCCGTTCCCGCCTGGGCTTCCTGCTCGACGTGGGCCTGGACTACCTCAACCTCGCCCGCGCCGCCGGGACGCTCTCCGGCGGGGAGGCACAGCGCATCCGCCTCGCGACCCAGATCGGCTCCGGACTGGTGGGTGTGCTCTACGTGCTCGACGAGCCCTCCATCGGCCTGCACCAGCGGGACAACGAGCGCCTCATCGGGACGCTGACGCGGCTGCGGGATCTCGGCAACACGCTGATCGTCGTCGAGCACGACGAGGACACCCTCAACGCCGCCGACTGGGTGGTGGACATCGGCCCGCTGGCCGGCGAGCACGGTGGCCAGGTGATCCACTCCGGGTCGGTCGAAGGGCTCAAGCAGAACCCCGACAGCCTCACCGGCCGCTACCTCAGCGGCGAGCTGTCGATCCCGCTGCCGCTGGCGCGGCGACCCGTGGATCGGTCCCGGATGGTCAAGGTCCTCGCCCCGCGCGCCAACAACCTGGTGGGACAGGACGTCAGCTTCCCGCTCGGAGTGCTGACCGCGGTCACGGGCGTCTCCGGGTCCGGGAAGTCGTCCCTGGTCAATGACATCCTCTACGGGGTCCTCGCCAAGGAGCTGAATCGGGCGCGGATCGTGCCGGGCCGCCACAAGCGGGTCACCGGCCTCGAGCACCTCGACAAGGTCGTCCACGTCGACCAGTCGCCGATCGGCCGCACCCCGCGCTCGAACCCCGCCACCTACACCGGGGTGTGGGACCGGGTGCGCACCCTGTTCGCCCAGACCGCCGAGGCGAAGATCCGCGGCTACAGCGCCGGCCGCTTCTCCTTCAACGTCAAGGGCGGGCGCTGCGAGGCCTGCTCCGGTGACGGCACCTTGAAGATCGAGATGAACTTCCTGCCGGACGTGTACGTCCAGTGCGAGGTGTGCCACGGCCAGCGGTACAACCGCGAGACGCTCGAGGTGACGTTCAAGGACAAGAACGTCGCCGAGGTGCTGGGCATGTCGATCGCGGAGGCGCTGGAGTTCTTCGACGCGGTGCCCGCGATCCGTCGACAGATGCAGACCCTGGTCGACGTCGGTCTGGGATACGTGAAGCTCGGCCAGTCCGCGACCACGCTCTCCGGTGGCGAGGCGCAGCGCGTGAAGCTCTCGTCCGAGCTGCACAAGCGCTCCAACGGTCGCACCGTCTACGTGCTCGACGAGCCCACCACGGGACTGCACTTCGAGGATGTGCGCAAGCTGCTCGAGGTGCTCGGCGGCCTGGTCGACAAGGGCAACACCGTGATCATCATCGAGCACAACCTCGACGTGATCAAGACTGCCGACCACGTCATCGACCTCGGCCCCGAGGGCGGCGCCGGCGGCGGCCGCGTCGTGGCCACCGGTACCCCGGAGGACGTCGCGGCGGTGGCGGGCTCGTACACCGGGCACTTCCTCGCCCCGATGCTCGAGGCCGGCCGCACGGACCGTCCCGGCAGTGCCGACCGGACACATCGCACAGCCCGCACAGGACGACGCTGA
- the uvrC gene encoding excinuclease ABC subunit UvrC, whose amino-acid sequence MADPSTYRPATGSIPTRPGVYRFRDEHGRVIYVGKAKNLRQRLVNYFQDLAVLHERTRRMVTTAASVQWTVVGTEVEALTLEYTWIKEFDPRFNVKFRDDKSYPYLVITMGEEVPRVHITRRPRAKGDLIFGPYPQVGAIRETLDLMLRVFPIRSCTPGVYRRAERSGRPCLLGFIGKCAAPCVGDISIDDHRRLAEQFADFMAGNTATYTRRIERQMRDAAAAMDYETAAGLRDDLAALDKVMEKNSVVLSDATDADLVGLAQDELEASIQIFHVRGGRIRGQRGWTAEILDDSTAPDLVERALTTLYTEGTAPKEVLVPVQPTNREQVLELIGRAVDLRIPQRGEKKDLLATVTENATDALRLHRLKRTGDLTARTKALEDLGEALELAEPPLRIECFDISHSSGTNVVGSQVVFEDGLPKKSEYRRYSVTGAAARDDTASMHDVLTRRLKRHLDPPEKTEEESRRFAYPPSLILVDGGPPQVAAAQRVLDELGITDIALAGIAKRLEEIWLPGDEYPVILPRTSEALFLVQRLRDEAHRFAITYHRSKRGRAMQASALDGIPGLGPARRRALLDRFVTVSAIREASQEQLEEVDGIGPALAAQLLAALRSDQATDTDAVRHDRTDEDSLDVAVDMATGEILDR is encoded by the coding sequence ATGGCTGACCCATCCACCTATCGCCCTGCCACCGGCTCCATCCCCACGAGGCCGGGGGTGTACCGCTTCCGTGACGAGCACGGGCGGGTCATCTACGTCGGCAAGGCGAAGAACCTCCGCCAGCGACTGGTCAACTACTTCCAGGACCTCGCGGTGCTGCATGAGCGCACCCGGCGCATGGTCACGACGGCCGCGAGCGTGCAGTGGACGGTCGTGGGCACCGAGGTCGAGGCCCTCACCCTGGAGTACACCTGGATCAAGGAGTTCGATCCGCGGTTCAACGTCAAGTTCCGCGACGACAAGTCCTACCCCTACCTGGTGATCACGATGGGGGAGGAGGTTCCGCGGGTGCACATCACCCGTCGACCCCGAGCCAAGGGCGATCTGATCTTCGGGCCCTACCCGCAGGTGGGGGCGATCCGGGAGACCCTCGACCTGATGCTGCGGGTGTTCCCGATCCGCTCCTGCACCCCCGGTGTCTACCGCCGGGCCGAGCGCTCCGGCCGCCCGTGCCTGCTGGGCTTCATCGGCAAATGCGCCGCGCCGTGCGTCGGAGACATCTCGATCGACGACCATCGGCGCCTCGCGGAGCAGTTCGCGGACTTCATGGCCGGCAACACGGCCACCTACACCCGCCGCATCGAACGGCAGATGCGCGATGCCGCCGCGGCGATGGACTACGAGACCGCCGCCGGGCTGCGCGACGACCTGGCCGCGCTGGACAAGGTCATGGAGAAGAACTCGGTGGTGCTCTCGGACGCCACCGACGCCGACCTCGTGGGCCTGGCCCAGGACGAGCTCGAGGCCTCCATCCAGATCTTCCACGTGCGCGGCGGCCGGATCCGCGGCCAGCGCGGCTGGACCGCCGAGATCCTCGACGACTCCACCGCGCCCGATCTCGTCGAGCGGGCCCTGACCACCCTGTACACCGAGGGCACCGCACCCAAGGAAGTGCTCGTCCCCGTCCAGCCCACCAACCGCGAGCAGGTGCTGGAGCTGATCGGTCGCGCCGTCGACCTGCGGATCCCGCAGCGCGGCGAGAAGAAGGACCTGCTGGCCACGGTCACCGAGAACGCGACCGACGCGCTGCGCCTGCACCGGCTGAAGCGCACCGGCGACCTCACCGCCCGCACCAAGGCGCTCGAGGACCTGGGGGAGGCGCTCGAGCTCGCCGAGCCCCCGCTGCGCATCGAGTGCTTCGACATCTCCCACTCCTCGGGCACCAACGTGGTCGGCTCCCAGGTGGTCTTCGAGGACGGCCTGCCCAAGAAGAGCGAGTACCGCCGCTACTCGGTCACCGGCGCCGCCGCGCGCGACGACACCGCCTCGATGCACGACGTGCTCACGCGGCGCCTGAAGCGTCACCTGGACCCGCCCGAGAAGACCGAGGAGGAGTCGCGGCGCTTCGCCTATCCGCCCTCCCTGATCCTGGTCGACGGCGGGCCCCCGCAGGTCGCCGCCGCCCAGCGCGTGCTCGACGAGCTCGGGATCACCGACATCGCCCTGGCCGGCATCGCCAAGCGACTCGAGGAGATCTGGCTGCCGGGGGACGAGTACCCGGTGATCCTGCCGCGCACCAGCGAGGCCCTGTTCCTCGTCCAGCGCCTGCGGGACGAGGCCCACCGCTTCGCGATCACCTACCACCGCTCCAAACGGGGCAGGGCCATGCAGGCCAGCGCCCTGGACGGCATCCCGGGCCTGGGCCCCGCCCGGCGCCGCGCCCTGCTGGACCGCTTCGTGACCGTCTCCGCGATCCGGGAGGCGAGCCAGGAGCAGCTCGAGGAGGTCGATGGGATCGGTCCCGCGTTGGCCGCGCAGTTGCTGGCCGCGCTACGATCCGACCAGGCGACGGACACCGACGCCGTGAGGCACGACAGGACGGACGAGGACTCGCTCGACGTCGCGGTGGACATGGCCACCGGCGAGATCCTCGACCGCTGA
- the rapZ gene encoding RNase adapter RapZ produces the protein MQDDPSTAPRSDATGDIVIITGLAGAGRETAAHALEDMGWYVVYNIAPQLITTLYELRASAVGRENRFAVVVDPRSGPFFSELSDVVAELRRADLRLRLLFLTADESTLVRRFDSVRRPHPLQGDEGVLEGIRREREMLAPYRRMADLVIDTSPLNVHQLTMKMRSVFGTSEEQRLTVTMLSFGFKYGIPLEADHVSDVRFIPNPYWVPELKPLRGTDREVADVVLGDANAGEFVTKYLEMITPVLRGYSAENKHFTTLAIGCTGGKHRSVAVAESLGDQLRSAGYAVRIRHRDLGRE, from the coding sequence ATGCAGGATGATCCCTCGACGGCGCCCCGCTCCGATGCGACCGGGGACATCGTCATCATCACCGGCCTCGCCGGTGCCGGTCGGGAGACCGCCGCGCACGCCCTGGAGGACATGGGCTGGTACGTCGTCTACAACATCGCCCCGCAGCTGATCACCACCCTGTACGAGCTGCGCGCCAGCGCCGTCGGCCGCGAGAACCGCTTCGCGGTGGTGGTCGACCCCCGCTCCGGGCCGTTCTTCTCCGAGCTCTCCGACGTGGTCGCCGAGCTGCGCCGTGCCGACCTCCGCCTGCGCCTGCTGTTCCTGACCGCCGACGAGTCCACGCTGGTGCGCCGCTTCGACTCCGTGCGCCGGCCCCACCCGCTGCAGGGAGACGAGGGGGTGCTCGAGGGGATCCGCCGCGAGCGCGAGATGCTCGCGCCCTACCGGCGCATGGCAGATCTCGTGATCGACACCTCCCCGCTGAACGTGCACCAGTTGACGATGAAGATGCGCTCCGTCTTCGGCACCAGCGAGGAGCAGCGGCTGACGGTGACCATGCTGTCCTTCGGGTTCAAGTACGGGATCCCGCTGGAGGCCGACCACGTCAGCGACGTGCGCTTCATCCCCAACCCGTACTGGGTGCCCGAGCTCAAACCCTTGCGCGGGACCGACCGCGAGGTCGCCGATGTCGTCCTCGGCGATGCCAACGCCGGGGAGTTCGTCACCAAGTATCTGGAGATGATCACGCCCGTGCTGCGCGGGTACAGCGCCGAGAACAAGCACTTCACGACCCTCGCGATCGGCTGCACCGGCGGCAAGCACCGCTCCGTCGCCGTGGCCGAGAGCCTCGGGGACCAGCTGCGCTCGGCCGGGTACGCCGTCCGCATCCGCCACCGCGATCTGGGGCGTGAATGA
- the yvcK gene encoding gluconeogenesis factor YvcK family protein, with translation MSTIASRSGGHRLRTADRSASARRGRRGDPQRPLRVVALGGGHGLAANLRALRLLTDDITAVVTVADNGGSSGRIRTEMPVLPPGDLRMALAALCEDSDWGSIWGDVIQHRFATEGELDGHALGNLLIVSLWQILEDPIEGLDQMAELLGARGRVLPMALEPLDIEARVRGTDGTVRSISGQWQVATAEGRVEEVRLVPPRPRVPEAVLEAIGRADWIIVGPGSWYTSVLPHLMIPEIAEAIRTSPGRRCITTNLSVGSQEAEGMTSLDMLDVLLERADGCRFDALVADPTTLDDALVLAQAAESRGIRALLRQVSVGDGRPHHDPVRLAAAYRDLFDDAYGDVEPTPGTTAPGTTHGTTYGAATAATPSNEEDLHGADG, from the coding sequence ATGAGCACCATCGCCTCCCGCTCGGGCGGGCACCGACTGCGCACCGCCGACCGCTCCGCCAGCGCCCGCCGCGGCCGTCGCGGCGACCCGCAGCGGCCGCTGCGCGTGGTCGCGCTCGGCGGAGGTCACGGCCTGGCCGCGAACTTGCGGGCCCTGCGCCTGCTGACCGACGACATCACCGCGGTGGTCACGGTCGCCGACAACGGCGGCTCCTCCGGCAGGATCCGCACCGAGATGCCGGTGCTGCCCCCCGGCGACCTGCGGATGGCGCTGGCCGCGCTGTGCGAGGATTCCGACTGGGGATCCATCTGGGGCGACGTGATCCAGCACCGCTTCGCCACCGAGGGCGAGCTGGACGGGCACGCCCTGGGCAACCTCCTGATCGTCTCCCTGTGGCAGATCCTCGAGGACCCCATCGAGGGCCTCGATCAGATGGCGGAGCTGCTCGGCGCCCGGGGCCGCGTGCTGCCCATGGCGCTGGAGCCGCTGGACATCGAGGCCCGCGTGCGCGGCACGGACGGCACGGTGCGCTCCATCAGCGGTCAGTGGCAGGTCGCCACGGCCGAGGGGCGCGTCGAGGAGGTGCGTCTGGTGCCGCCGCGGCCCCGGGTTCCCGAGGCGGTGCTCGAGGCCATCGGCCGGGCCGACTGGATCATCGTCGGGCCCGGCTCGTGGTACACCTCGGTGCTGCCGCACCTGATGATCCCCGAGATCGCCGAGGCGATCCGCACCAGCCCGGGCCGGCGCTGCATCACCACCAATCTGTCGGTGGGCTCGCAGGAGGCCGAGGGGATGACCAGTCTGGACATGCTCGATGTGCTGCTGGAGCGGGCCGACGGCTGCCGTTTCGACGCCCTGGTCGCCGACCCCACGACGCTCGACGACGCCCTCGTGCTCGCCCAGGCCGCGGAGTCCCGCGGGATCCGGGCGCTGCTGCGTCAGGTCAGCGTCGGGGACGGGCGGCCCCATCACGACCCGGTGCGCCTGGCCGCCGCCTACCGGGACCTGTTCGACGACGCCTACGGCGACGTCGAGCCCACCCCCGGCACCACGGCCCCGGGCACGACGCACGGCACGACCTACGGCGCGGCCACGGCCGCGACCCCATCGAACGAGGAGGACCTGCATGGCGCTGACGGGTGA
- the whiA gene encoding DNA-binding protein WhiA — MALTGEAKEELSHLEVTRPSARKAEAAAMLRFAGGLHLVAGRVVVEAELDSAAVARRLHAIIGDMYGHRADLAVLAPAGIRRTTRYLVRVDREGGMLARQTGLLDARGRPVRGMPPFVVGGAAVDAEAAWRGAFLARGTLTEPGRSSALELSCPGPEVALAMVGAARRLGAASKAREARGADRVVLRDGDAISTLLSRMGARSTVRTWEERRTKREVKATAHRLANFDDANLRRSARAAVAAGQRVQRALEILGDEVPEHLQAAGRLRLEHRQASLEELGHLADPPLTKDAVAGRIRRLLAMADKRAEDLGLPGTDEEVDEGQLPASPDPGA, encoded by the coding sequence ATGGCGCTGACGGGTGAGGCCAAGGAGGAGCTGAGCCACCTCGAGGTGACACGGCCCTCGGCCCGCAAGGCGGAGGCGGCGGCGATGCTGCGCTTCGCCGGCGGGCTGCACCTGGTCGCCGGACGGGTCGTGGTCGAGGCGGAGCTGGACTCCGCGGCGGTCGCGCGCCGACTGCACGCGATCATCGGGGACATGTACGGGCATCGCGCCGATCTCGCGGTGCTCGCGCCGGCCGGGATCCGACGCACCACCCGCTATCTCGTGCGGGTGGACCGTGAGGGCGGGATGCTCGCACGGCAGACCGGGCTGCTCGACGCCCGCGGACGGCCCGTGCGCGGGATGCCGCCGTTCGTCGTCGGCGGGGCCGCGGTCGATGCGGAGGCCGCCTGGCGCGGCGCATTCCTCGCCCGCGGCACCCTGACCGAACCGGGACGCTCCTCGGCGCTCGAGCTGTCCTGCCCCGGTCCGGAGGTGGCGCTCGCGATGGTCGGCGCCGCGCGGCGCCTGGGCGCGGCCTCGAAGGCGCGCGAGGCCCGGGGCGCGGACCGGGTGGTGCTCCGCGACGGCGACGCCATCTCGACGCTGCTGTCCCGCATGGGCGCGCGGTCCACCGTGCGGACCTGGGAGGAACGCCGCACCAAGCGCGAGGTCAAGGCGACCGCTCACCGCCTGGCGAACTTCGACGATGCCAATCTGCGCCGCAGCGCTCGGGCCGCGGTGGCCGCGGGCCAGCGCGTCCAGCGGGCGCTGGAGATCCTCGGCGACGAGGTCCCCGAGCATCTGCAGGCGGCCGGCCGACTCCGCCTGGAGCATCGCCAGGCCAGCCTCGAGGAGCTCGGACACCTCGCTGATCCGCCGCTGACCAAGGACGCCGTCGCCGGGAGGATCCGCCGGCTCCTGGCGATGGCCGACAAGCGGGCGGAGGATCTGGGACTCCCGGGGACCGATGAGGAGGTCGACGAGGGGCAGCTGCCGGCGTCTCCGGATCCCGGGGCGTGA
- the gap gene encoding type I glyceraldehyde-3-phosphate dehydrogenase, whose amino-acid sequence MTIKVGINGFGRIGRNYLRAALEQKADIQIVGVNDLTDNATLANLIKYDSIGGVLPYEVSHDEDSITVGETTFKAFAERDPKNIPWGTIGADVVIESTGIFTDAEKAKAHLEAGAKKVIISAPAKNEDATFVIGVNEGDYDPAKHTIVSNASCTTNSLAPVAKVLNDEFGIVKGLMTTIHAYTSDQVLQDGPHKDPRRARAAALNIIPTTTGAAKAVALVLPELKGKLDGYSLRVPVPTGSITDLTFEASREVTAEEVNAAVKKAAEGPLKGVLRYTEDPIVSKDIEGDPHSAIFDAQLTKVIGNQVKIFSWYDNEWGFSNRLVELSQLVGKSL is encoded by the coding sequence GTGACCATTAAGGTCGGAATCAACGGATTCGGTCGCATCGGGCGCAACTACCTGCGCGCCGCGCTCGAGCAGAAGGCTGACATCCAGATCGTCGGGGTCAACGACCTCACGGACAACGCCACGCTCGCGAATCTGATCAAGTACGACTCCATCGGTGGTGTGCTGCCCTACGAGGTCTCCCACGACGAGGACTCGATCACCGTCGGCGAGACCACCTTCAAGGCGTTCGCCGAGCGCGACCCCAAGAACATCCCGTGGGGCACGATCGGCGCCGACGTCGTCATCGAGTCCACCGGTATCTTCACCGACGCCGAGAAGGCCAAGGCCCACCTCGAGGCCGGTGCCAAGAAGGTCATCATCTCCGCTCCGGCGAAGAACGAGGACGCGACCTTCGTGATCGGTGTCAACGAAGGCGACTACGACCCGGCGAAGCACACCATCGTCTCCAACGCCTCGTGCACCACCAACAGCCTCGCTCCCGTGGCCAAGGTTCTGAACGACGAGTTCGGGATCGTCAAGGGCCTCATGACGACGATCCACGCCTACACCTCGGACCAGGTGCTGCAGGACGGCCCGCACAAGGACCCGCGCCGTGCCCGCGCCGCCGCCCTGAACATCATCCCGACCACCACCGGTGCGGCCAAGGCCGTGGCGCTGGTTCTCCCGGAGCTCAAGGGCAAGCTGGACGGCTACTCGCTGCGCGTGCCGGTCCCCACCGGGTCGATCACCGACCTGACCTTCGAGGCGAGCCGCGAGGTCACCGCCGAAGAGGTCAACGCCGCGGTCAAGAAGGCCGCGGAGGGCCCGCTCAAGGGCGTCCTGCGCTACACCGAGGACCCGATCGTCTCCAAGGACATCGAGGGCGACCCGCACTCCGCGATCTTCGACGCGCAGCTGACCAAGGTCATCGGCAACCAGGTGAAGATCTTCTCCTGGTACGACAACGAGTGGGGCTTCTCCAACCGCCTCGTCGAGCTCTCGCAGCTCGTGGGCAAGTCCCTCTGA
- the pgk gene encoding phosphoglycerate kinase, with translation MLKTIDALGELRGRRVLVRADLNVPLDGTTITDDGRIQAALPTITRLVEAGARVVVISHLGRPKGVPEDEYSLRPVVGRLGELLGQEVAFATDTVGDSARAVVDSLADGRVAVLENLRFHPGETAKDDGERLAFAKALASLGDAFVSDGFGVVHRKQASVYELATLLPAAAGELVLREVEALRKVTDEPRRPFVVVLGGAKIADKLGVIDALLGKADRLLIGGGMAYTFQKAKGYEVGDSLLDESKLDVVREYMERAERNGVELVLPVDTVVAPEFSADAPASVVAADAMPADQEGMDIGPRTATLFGEKIADAATVFWNGPMGVFEFESFAGGTKAVADVLATADGYTVVGGGDSAAAVRTLGFDESLFSHISTGGGASLELIEGKDLPGISILEEDTK, from the coding sequence GTGCTGAAGACCATCGATGCGCTCGGAGAGCTGCGCGGCCGACGCGTGCTCGTCCGCGCCGATCTCAACGTCCCGCTGGACGGGACCACCATCACCGACGACGGCCGCATCCAGGCCGCCCTGCCCACCATCACCCGGCTCGTCGAGGCCGGCGCCCGGGTGGTGGTGATCTCCCACCTCGGCCGCCCGAAAGGTGTCCCGGAGGACGAGTACTCCCTGAGGCCCGTCGTCGGCCGGCTCGGCGAGCTGCTCGGCCAGGAGGTCGCCTTCGCGACCGACACCGTCGGCGACTCCGCGCGAGCGGTCGTCGACTCCCTCGCCGACGGCCGCGTCGCCGTGCTCGAGAACCTTCGCTTCCACCCCGGCGAGACCGCGAAGGACGACGGCGAGCGCCTCGCCTTCGCGAAGGCGCTGGCCTCGCTCGGGGACGCCTTCGTCTCCGACGGCTTCGGCGTCGTCCACCGCAAGCAGGCCTCGGTCTACGAGCTGGCGACCTTGTTGCCGGCGGCCGCCGGCGAGCTGGTGCTGCGCGAGGTGGAGGCGCTCCGCAAGGTCACCGACGAGCCGCGGCGGCCCTTCGTGGTCGTCCTCGGCGGCGCGAAGATCGCCGACAAGCTCGGCGTCATCGATGCGCTGCTGGGCAAGGCGGACCGGCTCCTGATCGGCGGCGGCATGGCCTACACCTTCCAGAAGGCGAAGGGCTACGAGGTCGGCGACTCGCTGCTGGACGAGAGCAAGCTCGACGTCGTGCGCGAGTACATGGAGCGGGCGGAGCGCAACGGTGTCGAGCTGGTGCTGCCGGTCGACACCGTCGTCGCCCCCGAGTTCTCGGCCGACGCCCCCGCCTCCGTGGTCGCCGCCGACGCCATGCCGGCCGACCAGGAGGGCATGGACATCGGCCCCAGGACGGCGACGCTGTTCGGCGAGAAGATCGCCGATGCCGCCACCGTCTTCTGGAACGGCCCGATGGGGGTCTTCGAGTTCGAGAGCTTCGCCGGCGGCACCAAGGCGGTCGCCGACGTCCTGGCCACGGCCGACGGCTACACCGTGGTCGGCGGCGGCGACTCCGCCGCCGCGGTCCGCACCCTCGGATTCGACGAATCCCTCTTCTCGCACATCTCCACCGGCGGCGGCGCGAGCCTCGAACTCATCGAGGGCAAGGACCTGCCGGGCATCTCGATCCTCGAGGAGGACACCAAGTGA
- the tpiA gene encoding triose-phosphate isomerase: MSTRTPLMAGNWKMNLDWKQGLALVEELGDQLKGVDTDAVEVAVLPPFVDLRTVQMVVEADKLPISYGSQDVSPHESGAYTGEVSGSMLKALGATYTTVGHSERRQYHAETEEVTNAKVKASFAAGLVPILCVGEPLEERQAGKHVQYTLAQLEGGLEGLDAEQAKQIVIAYEPVWAIGTGEVATPDDAQEVCAAIRDALRSLYGNEVADAVRVLYGGSVKSSNVVELMGKEDVDGALVGGASLKAEEFAKIAGFQG, translated from the coding sequence GTGAGCACCCGTACCCCGCTGATGGCGGGCAACTGGAAGATGAATCTCGACTGGAAGCAGGGCCTGGCCCTGGTCGAGGAGCTGGGCGACCAGCTCAAGGGCGTCGACACGGACGCGGTGGAGGTCGCCGTGCTGCCCCCGTTCGTCGACCTCCGCACCGTGCAGATGGTGGTCGAGGCCGACAAGCTGCCGATCTCCTACGGCTCCCAGGACGTCTCCCCGCACGAGTCCGGCGCCTACACCGGGGAGGTCTCCGGCTCCATGCTGAAGGCTCTCGGCGCGACCTACACGACGGTCGGGCACTCGGAGCGTCGCCAGTACCACGCCGAGACCGAGGAGGTCACGAACGCGAAGGTGAAGGCGTCCTTCGCCGCAGGCCTGGTCCCGATCCTGTGCGTCGGCGAGCCTCTCGAGGAGCGTCAGGCCGGCAAGCACGTCCAGTACACCCTGGCGCAGCTCGAGGGCGGTCTGGAGGGTCTGGACGCCGAGCAGGCGAAGCAGATCGTCATCGCCTATGAGCCGGTCTGGGCCATCGGCACCGGTGAGGTCGCCACCCCGGACGACGCCCAGGAGGTGTGCGCCGCGATCCGTGACGCCCTGCGCTCCCTGTACGGGAACGAGGTCGCCGACGCCGTGCGTGTCCTGTACGGCGGCAGCGTGAAGTCCTCCAACGTCGTCGAGCTGATGGGCAAGGAGGACGTCGACGGTGCCCTCGTCGGCGGCGCCTCGCTCAAGGCCGAGGAGTTCGCGAAGATCGCGGGCTTCCAGGGCTGA